One genomic segment of Bacillus sp. 2205SS5-2 includes these proteins:
- the rpsK gene encoding 30S ribosomal protein S11 — protein MARKTNTRKRRVKKNIEAGIAHIRSTFNNTIVTITDVHGNALSWSSAGALGFRGSRKSTPFAAQMAAETAAKTAMEHGLRTLEVTVKGPGGGREAAIRALQAAGLDVTAIKDVTPVPHNGCRPPKRRRV, from the coding sequence ATGGCACGTAAAACTAATACTCGTAAGCGTCGTGTGAAAAAGAATATCGAAGCTGGTATTGCTCACATTCGCTCTACTTTCAATAACACTATTGTAACGATTACTGACGTACATGGTAATGCTCTTTCATGGTCTAGTGCTGGTGCACTTGGTTTCAGAGGTTCTCGTAAATCTACGCCGTTTGCAGCACAAATGGCAGCTGAAACAGCAGCAAAAACAGCTATGGAACATGGTCTTAGAACTCTAGAAGTAACAGTTAAAGGACCAGGTGGAGGTCGTGAAGCAGCTATCCGTGCTCTTCAAGCTGCTGGTCTTGATGTAACAGCTATTAAAGATGTTACTCCTGTTCCACATAACGGATGCCGTCCACCAAAACGTCGTCGTGTTTAA
- a CDS encoding DNA-directed RNA polymerase subunit alpha, protein MIEIEKPKIETIEVSDDAKFGKFVVEPLERGYGTTLGNSLRRILLSSLPGAAVTSIQIDGVLHEFSTIEGVVEDVTSIILNIKKLALKIYSDEEKTLEIDVQGEGSVTAADITHDSDVEILNPDLHIATLSSNSHFRMRISAQSGRGYTPADQNKREDLPIGVIPIDSIYTPVSRVNYQVENTRVGQLTNFDKLSLDVWTDGSIGPKEAISLGAKILTEHLNIFVGLTDEAQKAEIMVEKEEDQKEKVLEMTIEELDLSVRSYNCLKRAGINTVQELANKTEEDMMKVRNLGRKSLEEVKAKLDELGLGLRKDD, encoded by the coding sequence ATGATCGAAATTGAAAAGCCAAAAATCGAAACGATTGAGGTCAGTGATGACGCTAAGTTTGGTAAGTTCGTCGTAGAACCACTTGAGCGTGGATATGGAACTACATTGGGTAACTCCTTACGTCGTATCCTTTTATCTTCACTCCCAGGTGCTGCTGTCACTTCTATTCAAATTGATGGTGTACTACATGAGTTCTCAACAATTGAAGGCGTTGTGGAAGATGTTACTTCTATCATTCTTAATATTAAAAAACTTGCGTTAAAGATTTATTCTGATGAAGAAAAAACGCTTGAAATTGATGTTCAAGGTGAAGGTAGCGTAACCGCAGCTGATATTACACATGATAGTGATGTAGAGATCTTAAATCCAGATTTACACATTGCAACATTGTCTAGTAACAGCCATTTTCGTATGCGTATCTCGGCTCAAAGTGGTCGTGGGTATACACCGGCTGATCAGAATAAACGCGAGGATCTTCCAATTGGCGTGATCCCAATCGACTCTATTTACACTCCAGTCTCACGCGTAAACTACCAAGTTGAAAACACTCGTGTTGGTCAATTGACGAATTTTGACAAACTATCACTCGATGTTTGGACAGATGGAAGCATTGGACCAAAAGAAGCGATTTCTCTAGGTGCGAAAATCCTTACAGAACATTTGAATATCTTTGTTGGGTTAACTGATGAAGCTCAAAAGGCTGAAATTATGGTTGAAAAAGAAGAGGACCAAAAAGAAAAGGTTCTTGAAATGACAATCGAAGAGCTTGATCTATCTGTTCGTTCTTATAACTGTTTAAAACGTGCTGGTATCAACACGGTTCAAGAGTTAGCGAATAAAACAGAAGAAGATATGATGAAAGTTCGTAACTTAGGACGTAAGTCACTTGAAGAAGTTAAAGCTAAACTAGATGAATTAGGCTTAGGTTTACGTAAAGATGACTGA
- the rplQ gene encoding 50S ribosomal protein L17, whose translation MGYRKLGRTSAQRKAMLRDLATDLIISERIETTEARAKELRSVVDKMITLGKRGDVHARRQASSFIRNEVANAETKQDAVQKLFADIAPRYTERQGGYTRIMKLGPRRGDGAPMVIIELV comes from the coding sequence ATGGGCTACAGAAAGTTAGGGCGTACTAGCGCTCAGCGTAAAGCGATGCTTCGCGATTTAGCTACTGATTTAATTATCAGCGAGCGTATTGAAACGACAGAAGCTCGTGCGAAAGAACTTCGTTCTGTTGTAGATAAAATGATTACTCTTGGTAAGCGTGGAGATGTTCATGCACGTCGTCAAGCGTCTTCATTTATTCGTAACGAAGTAGCAAACGCGGAAACAAAACAAGATGCTGTACAAAAATTATTTGCTGATATCGCTCCACGTTACACTGAGCGTCAAGGTGGATATACTCGTATTATGAAACTTGGACCTCGTCGTGGTGACGGCGCACCAATGGTCATTATTGAGTTAGTTTAA
- a CDS encoding energy-coupling factor ABC transporter ATP-binding protein: protein MSSVITIRDVSFQYNPEQPFALKNISLTVEKGEWLAIVGHNGSGKSTLAKMLNGLHFPQQGEVKVEDLLLSEEHIWEIRKKIGMVFQNPDNQFVGATVQDDVAFGLENHGIPHEEMEERIHHALSSVHMQDFLDQEPHHLSGGQKQRVAIAGVMALSPDIIILDEATSMLDPKGKEEVLRTIRDLKEQKQISIISITHDLEEATKADRMIVLNQGEVYKEGTPDEIFQLDEELVALGLDIPFSAKMSKALKRQGFHLEQNYLTEEELVNGLWISNFNK, encoded by the coding sequence ATGTCATCAGTTATTACGATTCGGGATGTCTCTTTTCAATACAATCCAGAACAACCTTTTGCCTTAAAAAACATTTCTTTAACAGTTGAAAAAGGAGAATGGTTAGCGATTGTGGGACATAATGGATCTGGTAAATCGACATTAGCTAAAATGCTAAATGGTCTTCACTTTCCCCAACAAGGAGAAGTTAAGGTTGAAGATCTGTTACTAAGTGAAGAACATATATGGGAGATCAGAAAGAAAATCGGTATGGTATTTCAAAATCCTGATAATCAGTTTGTCGGTGCTACTGTTCAGGATGATGTGGCTTTTGGTTTAGAAAACCATGGAATACCTCATGAAGAGATGGAAGAAAGAATTCATCATGCGCTAAGTTCCGTTCACATGCAAGATTTTCTTGATCAAGAGCCGCACCATCTTTCTGGAGGTCAAAAGCAACGAGTGGCCATTGCTGGAGTAATGGCCCTTAGTCCAGACATCATCATCCTTGATGAGGCGACGTCAATGTTAGACCCGAAAGGAAAAGAAGAAGTACTTCGAACAATTCGAGATTTAAAGGAACAAAAGCAAATTTCGATTATATCTATTACTCATGATCTTGAAGAAGCCACAAAGGCTGATCGTATGATTGTCTTGAATCAAGGTGAAGTATATAAAGAAGGAACACCTGATGAAATTTTTCAATTGGATGAAGAACTGGTTGCATTAGGGTTAGATATCCCCTTTTCAGCTAAAATGAGCAAAGCGTTAAAGAGGCAAGGATTTCATTTAGAGCAGAATTATTTAACAGAAGAAGAGTTGGTGAATGGTCTATGGATATCAAACTTCAACAAGTAA
- a CDS encoding energy-coupling factor ABC transporter ATP-binding protein, giving the protein MDIKLQQVSYKYAQGTPFERQALYDVSLHIPSREYIAIIGHTGSGKSTLLQHLNALLQPTSGEVQIGDLVVRSSKKAKNLKSIRQQVGIVFQFPEHQLFEETVLKDVMYGPLNFGVSTGEAEERARKYIEQVGLPQEIIDKSPFDLSGGQMRRVAIAGVLAMQPSVLVLDEPTAGLDPKGRKEIMNMFSRLHQEEGLTTILVTHSMEDAAKYANRLMIMHNGRLAEQGSPREIFSNGPKLSSLGLDVPEVVRFQRHVERKLGKKLAKICLTVEELATELMQLSVDGDEL; this is encoded by the coding sequence ATGGATATCAAACTTCAACAAGTAAGTTATAAATATGCACAGGGAACCCCTTTTGAGCGCCAAGCTCTTTATGATGTTAGCCTTCATATACCTTCAAGAGAGTATATTGCCATTATTGGTCATACTGGATCAGGAAAATCCACTCTATTGCAACATTTAAATGCTCTATTACAGCCTACGAGTGGAGAAGTCCAAATAGGAGATTTGGTTGTTCGTTCCTCAAAAAAAGCAAAAAATCTAAAGAGCATTCGACAACAAGTAGGGATTGTTTTTCAGTTTCCTGAACATCAGCTGTTTGAAGAAACGGTCTTAAAGGATGTAATGTATGGACCGTTAAACTTTGGTGTTTCTACAGGTGAGGCTGAGGAAAGAGCTAGGAAATATATTGAACAAGTGGGGTTACCACAAGAAATAATAGACAAATCTCCGTTTGACCTCTCTGGTGGTCAAATGAGACGAGTCGCCATTGCGGGTGTATTAGCAATGCAGCCTAGTGTCCTAGTTTTAGACGAACCCACCGCCGGTCTAGACCCGAAAGGCAGAAAAGAAATTATGAACATGTTTTCTCGGTTACATCAGGAGGAAGGATTGACAACGATATTAGTTACACACAGTATGGAGGATGCAGCGAAGTATGCGAATAGGCTAATGATTATGCATAATGGACGCCTAGCTGAACAAGGATCACCTCGTGAAATTTTTTCCAATGGACCAAAACTTTCTTCCCTCGGCTTAGATGTACCCGAAGTGGTTCGTTTTCAACGCCACGTTGAGAGGAAATTAGGCAAAAAACTAGCGAAAATCTGTCTTACTGTTGAAGAATTGGCTACAGAACTTATGCAGTTATCAGTAGATGGTGATGAATTATGA
- a CDS encoding energy-coupling factor transporter transmembrane component T family protein, with protein sequence MMEKLIIGRFVPQDSIVHRLDPRAKLLFIFFFIAVVFLANNVLSYGLLALFTFSLVTLTKIPFSFIVNGLKPVWWLILFTFLLHVFFTKEGNVIIDFQLFKVYEEGFRQGVFISVRFLLLIIVTSLLTLTTTPISLTDGLETLFGPLKKVKMPVHEIALMMSISLRFIPTLMEETEKIMKAQSARGSDLASGSIKGRLQAVVPLLIPLFVSSFKRAEDLAIAMEARGYRGGEGRTKYRQLKWKRSDTLSLLVLIGLTMILYLLRS encoded by the coding sequence ATGATGGAAAAACTGATTATTGGTCGTTTTGTTCCTCAAGATTCTATCGTTCATCGATTAGATCCTCGAGCGAAGTTATTATTTATTTTTTTCTTTATAGCTGTCGTGTTTTTGGCGAATAATGTTCTATCTTATGGCTTGTTAGCTTTATTTACTTTTTCACTCGTTACTTTAACAAAAATTCCGTTTTCCTTTATTGTAAATGGTTTAAAGCCCGTTTGGTGGTTAATCCTCTTTACTTTCCTTTTGCATGTCTTTTTTACAAAAGAGGGAAATGTGATTATTGATTTCCAGTTGTTTAAAGTTTATGAGGAAGGGTTTCGTCAAGGTGTGTTTATCTCAGTTCGATTCCTTTTATTGATCATTGTGACCTCACTACTGACGTTAACGACGACTCCAATATCTTTAACAGATGGACTAGAAACACTATTTGGTCCATTAAAAAAAGTTAAAATGCCTGTCCACGAAATAGCGCTAATGATGTCGATATCATTGCGATTTATACCTACACTAATGGAAGAAACTGAAAAAATAATGAAGGCGCAGTCTGCTAGAGGTTCAGATTTGGCGAGTGGTAGCATCAAAGGGCGTCTTCAAGCAGTGGTTCCTTTGTTAATCCCTCTATTTGTCAGTTCTTTTAAGCGGGCAGAGGATTTAGCGATTGCCATGGAAGCAAGAGGTTACCGTGGTGGTGAAGGAAGGACAAAATATCGACAATTGAAGTGGAAAAGAAGTGATACCCTTTCATTGCTAGTGTTAATAGGGTTAACGATGATATTATATTTATTACGTTCTTAA
- the truA gene encoding tRNA pseudouridine(38-40) synthase TruA, with product MQRVKCTISYDGAMFAGYQVQPGMRTVQSELEDALTKIHKGNSMKVVASGRTDAGVHAVGQVIHFDTPLDIPLDRWPVVFNSILPNEIVVSTSEFVESDFHARYSVDKKEYRYKLNIRPIPSPFTRHYAYHFPYELNLAEMQKAASFFIGMHDFTSFCSARTDVVDKIRTISAISIERTDEEILFTFTGNGFLYNMVRILTGTLIEVGQRRLHPEEMAVILAKKDRGAAGKTAPAHGLYLWKVQYPNDN from the coding sequence ATGCAGCGTGTGAAATGTACGATTAGTTATGATGGAGCGATGTTCGCTGGCTATCAAGTTCAACCAGGAATGAGAACTGTTCAATCTGAGCTAGAAGATGCTTTAACAAAAATTCATAAGGGCAATTCTATGAAGGTCGTTGCTTCAGGTAGGACTGACGCAGGTGTGCATGCAGTAGGACAAGTGATTCATTTTGACACACCTTTAGACATTCCGCTAGATAGATGGCCGGTTGTGTTCAACTCCATTTTACCAAATGAAATTGTCGTATCTACTAGTGAATTTGTTGAGAGTGATTTCCACGCTCGTTATTCTGTTGATAAGAAGGAATACCGGTACAAGCTGAATATTAGACCCATTCCGAGCCCATTCACTCGTCATTATGCCTATCATTTTCCTTATGAATTGAATCTTGCAGAGATGCAAAAGGCCGCAAGTTTTTTTATTGGAATGCATGATTTCACCAGTTTTTGTTCAGCCAGAACAGATGTCGTGGATAAGATTAGAACAATTTCAGCTATTTCTATTGAAAGAACAGATGAAGAAATCCTCTTCACTTTTACTGGTAATGGTTTCCTATATAATATGGTGAGGATTTTAACGGGAACACTAATAGAAGTCGGTCAAAGAAGGCTACATCCGGAAGAAATGGCTGTTATTTTAGCCAAAAAAGACCGAGGTGCAGCTGGAAAGACGGCTCCTGCTCATGGATTATATCTTTGGAAAGTACAGTATCCTAATGACAACTAA
- the rplM gene encoding 50S ribosomal protein L13 — protein MRTTYMAKANQIERKWYVVDAEGKTLGRLASEVASILRGKHKPTFTPHVDTGDHVILINAEKIELTGKKLTDKIYYRHSMHPGGLKTRTALEMRTNYAEKMLELAIKGMLPKGSLGRQTFKKLHVYAGAEHPHQAQQPEVYELRG, from the coding sequence ATGCGTACGACGTATATGGCGAAAGCTAATCAAATCGAACGTAAATGGTACGTTGTTGACGCTGAAGGTAAGACTTTAGGTCGCCTTGCAAGCGAAGTAGCATCTATTTTACGCGGTAAACACAAACCAACTTTTACACCACATGTTGACACTGGTGATCATGTTATTCTTATCAATGCAGAGAAAATTGAACTTACAGGTAAGAAATTAACAGATAAAATTTACTACCGTCACAGCATGCACCCAGGTGGATTGAAAACTCGTACTGCGCTTGAAATGCGTACGAATTACGCTGAGAAAATGTTAGAGCTTGCGATTAAAGGCATGCTTCCAAAAGGTTCTCTTGGACGTCAAACTTTCAAAAAATTACACGTATATGCTGGTGCAGAACATCCACACCAAGCTCAACAACCTGAAGTTTACGAACTTCGCGGATAA
- the rpsI gene encoding 30S ribosomal protein S9, translated as MTQVQYYGTGRRKSSVARVRLVPGDGSIVINDRDVENYIPFAALREVIKQPLNVTETLGNYDVLVNVHGGGYTGQAGAIRHGIARALLQIDPEFRTPLKRAGLLTRDARMKERKKYGLKGARRAPQFSKR; from the coding sequence TTGACACAAGTTCAATATTATGGAACAGGTCGTCGTAAGAGCTCAGTTGCTCGCGTGCGTTTAGTACCAGGCGACGGTTCAATCGTTATCAATGATCGTGATGTAGAAAACTATATTCCATTCGCAGCTTTACGCGAAGTAATCAAACAACCACTAAATGTTACTGAAACGCTAGGCAACTATGATGTATTAGTAAACGTTCACGGTGGAGGATATACAGGTCAAGCTGGCGCAATTCGCCACGGTATCGCTCGTGCGTTACTACAAATTGACCCTGAATTCCGTACGCCTTTAAAACGCGCAGGATTGTTAACTCGTGACGCTCGTATGAAAGAACGTAAGAAATACGGTCTTAAAGGCGCTCGTCGTGCACCTCAGTTCTCGAAACGTTAA
- a CDS encoding DUF2521 family protein, with the protein MHLNVITTLNAKRREKQIKYERRLLKEISIKMLSESVRKYFNTLKVQGGIFMQEGFDEACYDVAIESYLLGGKVSRLGRNEDRVSQIKLSVESELKHLTDTIFNFWLYWAELGVASPVDESFYYACEQFVNKWWEEGYQKGIQRQKLRLH; encoded by the coding sequence ATGCACTTGAATGTAATCACAACATTAAATGCAAAAAGACGGGAAAAACAAATCAAATATGAGCGTCGTCTTTTGAAAGAGATTTCGATAAAAATGCTATCAGAAAGTGTGAGGAAGTATTTTAATACCCTAAAGGTACAAGGGGGTATTTTCATGCAAGAGGGATTTGATGAAGCGTGTTACGATGTCGCGATTGAGTCATATCTTTTAGGTGGAAAAGTGAGTAGGTTAGGGCGGAATGAGGATAGAGTTAGTCAAATAAAATTATCAGTAGAGAGTGAACTAAAGCATCTTACTGATACGATTTTTAATTTTTGGTTATATTGGGCTGAGCTTGGTGTCGCATCCCCAGTGGACGAATCCTTCTACTATGCCTGTGAGCAATTTGTGAATAAGTGGTGGGAAGAAGGGTATCAAAAAGGCATTCAACGCCAGAAGCTACGTTTACACTAG
- the cwlD gene encoding N-acetylmuramoyl-L-alanine amidase CwlD has protein sequence MFHKVKIISFFGAAVILLILFQFTIGDNDSWKSWNLPLSGKIIYLDPGHGGPDGGAGDEEALEKDISLKVALKVKEYLQEQGALVLLTREEDTDLADKGTKGYSRRKSEDLKKRLQMINESDADLFITIHLNSIPSPKWNGAQTFYAPHYVENKRVATFIQAELVRNLENTDREAKIIQNVYLLKYAKKPGALVEIGFLSNPEEKHHLMKDSYQESVSASIYEGILRYYTNEADLE, from the coding sequence ATGTTTCATAAAGTGAAAATCATCAGCTTTTTTGGAGCAGCCGTTATACTTTTAATTTTGTTTCAATTTACGATAGGAGACAATGATTCTTGGAAATCATGGAATCTACCTTTGTCGGGAAAAATTATTTACTTGGATCCAGGCCATGGAGGCCCAGACGGAGGAGCGGGTGACGAAGAAGCTTTAGAAAAGGATATCTCGTTAAAAGTAGCCCTTAAAGTAAAAGAATATTTGCAAGAACAAGGGGCACTTGTGTTACTAACTAGAGAAGAAGATACAGACTTAGCAGATAAAGGAACGAAAGGGTACAGTCGAAGAAAGTCAGAGGACTTAAAAAAAAGACTGCAAATGATTAATGAATCTGATGCTGACTTGTTTATTACCATTCATCTGAATTCCATCCCGTCTCCTAAATGGAATGGAGCGCAAACGTTTTATGCACCACATTATGTGGAGAATAAGCGAGTTGCAACTTTCATCCAAGCTGAGCTTGTTCGTAATTTAGAAAATACGGACCGGGAAGCAAAGATTATTCAGAATGTGTACTTACTTAAGTATGCTAAGAAGCCAGGTGCATTAGTAGAAATCGGCTTTTTATCAAACCCTGAGGAGAAACATCATCTTATGAAGGATTCTTATCAAGAGAGTGTATCAGCATCCATATATGAAGGAATCCTCCGATATTATACGAATGAAGCTGATTTGGAATGA
- a CDS encoding Mrp/NBP35 family ATP-binding protein, translating to MITEQNVQDILSEMKDPFLHKTFAETNGIIEIKVKPEKSHVSVKVAIAKTGTPEQLQLQQEIVKNLKSAGAESVGIRFADLSPEELEKHRGIPSESESDNLLSPTNKTTFIAVASGKGGVGKSTVSVNLAVSLARLGKKVGLIDADIYGFSVPDMMGIVKRPVVRGESIIPVERLGVKVISMGFFVEDNAPVIWRGPMLGKMLNNFFTEVEWGDLDYLLLDLPPGTGDVALDVHTMLPSCKEIIVTTPHPTAAFVAARAGAMALQTDHSILGVVENMSYYESKKTGEKEFVFGKGGGEKLADELQTDLLGKLPLQQPDWDEADFAPSVYAEDHQIGQIYQGIAEKVIDHLSK from the coding sequence GTGATTACGGAACAAAATGTTCAAGATATTCTAAGTGAAATGAAGGATCCTTTCTTACATAAAACGTTTGCTGAGACAAATGGAATCATTGAAATAAAAGTTAAACCAGAAAAAAGTCATGTAAGCGTGAAAGTAGCCATTGCTAAAACAGGTACGCCCGAGCAATTACAATTACAACAAGAAATTGTAAAAAATTTAAAATCAGCTGGAGCAGAATCTGTTGGAATTCGATTTGCAGACTTATCACCAGAAGAACTAGAGAAGCATAGAGGAATACCAAGCGAGAGTGAAAGCGACAACCTGCTATCACCCACCAACAAAACCACTTTTATTGCGGTTGCGAGCGGTAAAGGGGGAGTCGGTAAATCAACTGTATCCGTAAATTTAGCGGTCTCTCTAGCTCGATTAGGCAAAAAAGTCGGGTTAATTGACGCAGATATTTATGGATTTAGTGTTCCTGATATGATGGGAATCGTTAAACGACCTGTCGTGCGTGGGGAAAGTATCATTCCTGTTGAGCGTCTTGGGGTGAAAGTGATTTCTATGGGCTTTTTTGTCGAGGACAACGCTCCCGTCATTTGGAGAGGTCCGATGCTAGGGAAAATGCTCAATAACTTCTTTACAGAGGTAGAGTGGGGAGACTTAGATTATTTACTCTTAGATCTTCCGCCTGGAACAGGTGACGTGGCTTTAGATGTTCATACGATGCTTCCAAGTTGCAAAGAAATTATCGTTACAACTCCACATCCAACAGCTGCATTTGTCGCAGCTAGAGCGGGTGCTATGGCGCTTCAAACGGATCACTCAATCTTAGGTGTAGTAGAAAATATGTCGTATTATGAAAGTAAGAAAACCGGCGAAAAAGAATTTGTCTTTGGAAAAGGTGGAGGAGAGAAACTAGCAGATGAGCTTCAAACGGATTTGTTAGGGAAATTACCACTCCAACAACCTGATTGGGATGAAGCGGATTTTGCTCCTTCTGTATATGCTGAAGATCATCAGATTGGACAAATCTATCAAGGAATTGCCGAAAAAGTTATTGATCATTTATCGAAGTAG
- the gerD gene encoding spore germination lipoprotein GerD gives MIKKPFPLLLLVILLTGCSGGESSNGQMDYEETKKMVVDILKTDDGKKAIQDVVADDKIKQELIMDEEIVKKTISEALTSEKGMDFWKESFKDPKFAESMAKSMKKENEKLLKSLMKDPAYQGMMMDLFKDPELQKEIQESLKSKEYREHLQEVIIETFESPLFKTKLQDVLMKAAEEMKGSGGEEKKSGEEEPKQESSESGEEEGGGEGSGGESS, from the coding sequence ATGATAAAAAAACCCTTTCCTCTACTCCTTCTCGTCATACTTCTAACCGGTTGTTCAGGAGGAGAATCAAGCAATGGACAGATGGATTATGAAGAAACAAAAAAAATGGTTGTCGATATATTAAAAACAGATGATGGTAAAAAAGCGATTCAAGATGTCGTAGCAGATGACAAAATAAAGCAAGAGCTAATTATGGACGAGGAAATCGTAAAGAAAACGATTTCCGAAGCACTAACCTCTGAAAAGGGTATGGACTTTTGGAAAGAATCCTTTAAAGATCCAAAATTTGCTGAATCCATGGCAAAAAGCATGAAAAAAGAGAACGAAAAACTACTCAAGTCTTTAATGAAAGACCCAGCTTATCAAGGGATGATGATGGACCTTTTTAAAGACCCTGAATTACAAAAAGAAATTCAAGAATCCTTAAAAAGCAAAGAATATCGAGAACACTTGCAAGAAGTTATTATCGAGACCTTTGAAAGTCCTTTATTTAAAACTAAATTACAAGATGTCTTAATGAAAGCAGCAGAAGAGATGAAAGGCAGTGGTGGAGAAGAGAAAAAATCAGGAGAAGAAGAGCCGAAGCAAGAATCTTCCGAATCTGGCGAGGAAGAAGGTGGCGGAGAAGGCTCAGGGGGAGAATCCTCTTGA
- a CDS encoding KinB-signaling pathway activation protein: MTIRNWIKFFFSTLFLGGVVHVLFGFVIRWSEFSPWFSEMSFGEIIPATFWLLGVGFTFSVISQMGFFAYLTIHQFGVGFFKSISLWNSVQLVIIALVLFDLVYFRFQKFAGENESIVGYFLLAMGILAYGLVVAYFKSKQTKNSTFVSALFFMTVVTILEWIPVLTANEKSWLFQMLFTLLVCNTYQLLMLPKYIQRKA; this comes from the coding sequence ATGACTATCCGGAATTGGATTAAATTTTTCTTTTCTACTCTATTTCTTGGAGGAGTAGTGCATGTTTTATTTGGCTTTGTCATTCGTTGGAGCGAATTTTCTCCGTGGTTTAGTGAAATGAGCTTTGGGGAGATTATTCCTGCAACTTTTTGGCTGTTAGGCGTTGGTTTTACTTTCAGTGTGATCAGTCAAATGGGCTTTTTTGCGTATTTAACGATTCACCAATTTGGGGTTGGTTTTTTTAAGTCCATTTCACTTTGGAATAGTGTACAACTTGTTATTATTGCTTTAGTTTTATTTGATTTAGTGTACTTTCGGTTCCAAAAATTTGCGGGTGAAAATGAATCGATTGTCGGTTACTTTCTGCTAGCGATGGGAATACTCGCCTATGGCTTGGTGGTTGCGTATTTCAAATCCAAACAAACGAAAAATAGTACATTTGTTTCTGCCCTATTTTTTATGACGGTTGTGACAATATTAGAGTGGATCCCTGTGTTAACGGCGAATGAAAAGAGTTGGCTATTTCAAATGTTATTCACGCTATTAGTCTGTAACACGTATCAGCTATTAATGCTACCAAAATATATACAGCGGAAAGCGTAA
- the pdaB gene encoding polysaccharide deacetylase family sporulation protein PdaB, whose protein sequence is MVRFYVWNAQRLKLLTLIIIISFFTAILLYSQSSSFLPVFSTKDGPKAVFKGEKGVALTFNIGWGDEKAKPILEELKRLEVKSATFFLSGSWAERHPDLTKEIQEAGYEIGILGYSYVDYTSLEKEEIRRDLSKATDVFNKLKVENIKLLRAPTGDFNKTVLAIADTLGYTLVHWSINSNDWTNPGTDIIVQNIQSASDGDILLFHASDSAKQTKPALPDVVSTLKNKGKLVTVSQLISNGDVQTKTVP, encoded by the coding sequence ATGGTACGGTTTTATGTGTGGAATGCCCAACGTTTAAAATTGCTTACGTTAATTATCATTATTTCTTTTTTTACTGCTATCCTTCTATATAGTCAAAGCTCTAGTTTTTTACCTGTCTTTTCAACCAAAGATGGTCCTAAAGCTGTTTTCAAAGGAGAAAAGGGAGTCGCCCTAACATTTAACATCGGATGGGGCGATGAAAAAGCAAAACCCATTCTAGAGGAATTAAAAAGATTAGAGGTGAAATCCGCCACTTTCTTTCTTTCTGGTTCATGGGCAGAGAGGCATCCAGACCTGACGAAAGAAATTCAAGAAGCCGGATATGAAATCGGAATTCTCGGGTACAGCTATGTAGACTATACTAGCCTGGAAAAAGAGGAAATCCGCAGAGACCTTTCCAAAGCAACAGACGTCTTCAACAAGCTAAAGGTGGAGAATATTAAACTCCTACGTGCACCAACTGGTGATTTCAACAAGACCGTTCTTGCGATTGCCGATACACTTGGCTATACCTTGGTTCATTGGAGCATTAATTCGAATGACTGGACAAATCCAGGAACTGATATAATCGTACAGAATATACAATCAGCGAGTGATGGGGACATCCTCTTATTTCACGCTTCCGATTCAGCTAAACAAACAAAGCCTGCCTTACCTGACGTTGTGAGTACGTTAAAAAACAAAGGGAAATTGGTAACAGTATCGCAATTGATTTCTAACGGAGATGTACAGACAAAGACTGTTCCTTAA